A genomic window from Populus nigra chromosome 7, ddPopNigr1.1, whole genome shotgun sequence includes:
- the LOC133698466 gene encoding COBRA-like protein 4: MKMRFLFFIVLFLVLFSCSGAYDPLDPTGNVTIKWDIMSWTTDGYIAIVTLFNFQTFRHFMKPGWTIGWTWAKKEIIWSINGAQAVEQGDCSKFKANIPHSCKRSPAVVDLLPGAPFNQQFGNCCKGGVVAAWGKDPSAAVSQFQITVGLSGTSNKTVKLPKSFTLLGPGPGYTCGPPKMVPSTKFLTPDGLRRTQALLTWNVTCTYSQFMARKNPSCCVSLSSFYNQILTPCPTCACGCQNNDTCVNGDSRILQLPVGNTTRKDNSSLLQCTHHMCPVRVHWHVKVNYKEYWRVKIAITNFNYMKNYSTWTLVVQHPNLNNVTQVFSFEYKPLIAYDSINDTGMFYGMKDYNDVLMEAGPLGNLQSEVLLQKDQNTFTFKQGWAFPRKVYFNGDECMVPPPDTYPFLPNSALGSPHFSMLISTLIFLFVYIW; encoded by the exons ATGAAAATGAGATTTCTCTTCTTTATTGTCTTGTTTCTTGTGCTCTTTTCTTGTTCAG GTGCATATGATCCTTTGGATCCAACTGGAAATGTAACAATAAAATGGGATATTATGTCTTGGACAACAGATGGCTATATT GCAATTGTAACATTGTTCAATTTCCAAACGTTCCGGCACTTCATGAAACCTGGATGGACCATAGGCTGGACATGGGCAAAGAAAGAAATCATATGGTCCATCAATGGTGCTCAAGCGGTTGAACAAGGCGACTGCTCCAAGTTCAAAGCAAACATACCTCATTCCTGCAAGAGAAGCCCTGCAGTTGTGGACTTGCTTCCCGGTGCTCCTTTCAACCAGCAATTCGGTAATTGTTGCAAAGGTGGAGTAGTGGCAGCATGGGGCAAAGATCCTTCAGCTGCTGTCTCTCAATTTCAGATTACTGTTGGATTATCCGGTACTTCAAATAAAACAGTGAAACTTCCAAAGAGCTTCACCTTGTTAGGTCCAGGACCAGGGTACACTTGTGGCCCTCCAAAGATGGTGCCTTCCACCAAGTTTCTTACTCCTGATGGTCTGCGAAGAACTCAGGCCCTGT TGACTTGGAATGTTACCTGCACTTACTCACAATTCATGGCAAGAAAAAACCCAAGTTGCTGTGTATCTCTTTCATCTTTCTACAATCAGATACTCACTCCCTGCCCAACTTGTGCGTGCGGTTGCCAAAACAATGACACTTGTGTCAA TGGCGATTCCAGAATTCTTCAATTGCCGGTAGGAAACACAACCCGGAAAGATAATAGCTCTCTTCTGCAATGCACACACCATATGTGCCCGGTTCGAGTGCACTGGCATGTGAAGGTGAACTATAAGGAGTACTGGCGTGTCAAGATTGCGATCACAAATTTCAACTACATGAAGAACTACTCGACTTGGACCCTCGTTGTACAGCATCCGAATCTCAACAACGTAACGCAAGTTTTTAGCTTCGAGTACAAACCTCTCATTGCCTATGACTCGATAA ATGACACAGGGATGTTCTATGGCATGAAGGACTACAATGACGTATTAATGGAAGCAGGGCCACTTGGAAATCTTCAGTCTGAGGTGCTTCTTCAGAAGGACCAGAACACTTTCACCTTCAAGCAGGGATGGGCATTTCCACGGAAAGTCTACTTCAATGGCGATGAGTGCATGGTACCCCCGCCAGATACATACCCATTTCTGCCCAATTCTGCTCTTGGATCCCCACACTTCTCCATGTTGATTTCTACGTTGATTTTCCTGTTCGTGTATATCTGGTAA